In Novosphingobium sp. MMS21-SN21R, a single genomic region encodes these proteins:
- a CDS encoding 2OG-Fe(II) oxygenase, giving the protein MIGKAMAILRRKSVNTAEQQALKSVGEIVRTRLSGDPGVYRIPVDDLEIFGVADFFSQPECEKLMAIVDSVAVPSPSYKGTDSSGRTSFSGDVDPFEPFIMMLQRRIDDLMGIDPAFGETIQGQRYAPGQEFRAHYDHFLPSQPFWDLEQKRGGQRSWTAMAYLNAVEEGGTTDFTRINLTIPPQPGALLIWNNMKPDGTPNPNSMHAGMPVVRGTKYVLTKWYRARQWH; this is encoded by the coding sequence ATGATCGGGAAAGCCATGGCCATTCTCCGCCGAAAATCCGTAAACACCGCAGAACAGCAAGCGCTTAAAAGCGTTGGCGAGATCGTGCGCACCCGTTTGTCGGGCGATCCCGGCGTCTATCGCATACCGGTAGATGATCTTGAAATATTCGGCGTGGCCGATTTCTTTTCGCAACCCGAATGCGAGAAGCTGATGGCCATTGTCGACAGCGTTGCCGTGCCCTCGCCGAGTTACAAGGGCACGGATTCGAGCGGCCGCACCAGCTTCAGCGGCGATGTGGACCCGTTCGAGCCGTTCATCATGATGCTCCAGCGGCGGATTGACGACCTCATGGGAATCGATCCCGCCTTTGGTGAGACGATTCAGGGCCAGCGTTATGCGCCGGGCCAGGAATTCCGCGCGCACTACGATCACTTTCTTCCGTCCCAACCGTTTTGGGATCTGGAACAAAAGCGCGGTGGCCAGCGTAGCTGGACTGCAATGGCCTATCTCAACGCCGTCGAAGAAGGCGGGACGACCGACTTCACTCGCATCAACCTGACGATCCCGCCACAGCCGGGTGCACTGCTGATCTGGAACAACATGAAGCCCGATGGCACGCCCAATCCCAATTCCATGCATGCCGGAATGCCGGTTGTGCGCGGGACCAAATACGTGCTGACCAAGTGGTACCGGGCGCGTCAGTGGCATTGA
- a CDS encoding MarR family transcriptional regulator, giving the protein MDAFVDPEIECLRVAASLYGLRRKRDAAAGRKGLFGEPGWDILLDLYIAERRRTEVQVSSVCLDAGVPSTTILRWIARLERDGLIYRIADNADARRRYVRLTDQGREMMRTVLRAMASVGQD; this is encoded by the coding sequence TTGGATGCCTTCGTTGATCCGGAGATCGAGTGCCTGCGCGTCGCGGCCTCTCTCTATGGCCTGCGCCGAAAGCGCGATGCAGCAGCTGGCCGAAAAGGCCTTTTTGGCGAACCGGGATGGGATATCCTGCTCGATCTCTACATAGCGGAGCGCAGGCGCACCGAGGTCCAGGTGTCCAGCGTCTGCCTTGATGCCGGGGTTCCCTCCACCACGATCCTGCGCTGGATAGCGCGGCTGGAACGGGACGGGCTCATCTACCGCATTGCCGACAATGCCGACGCCCGCCGCCGCTATGTGCGATTGACCGACCAAGGGCGCGAAATGATGCGCACGGTTCTTCGCGCCATGGCGTCTGTAGGACAGGATTGA
- a CDS encoding RcnB family protein translates to MSGKSIFSSSALTALAVALIATAIPGTAFAEPQRREERGGRAWGGGNDGQRGGGDYRARATGQGQVQAQPQVRPQQRQEQRAAPVAQGNAGWQGRGNAEGAQRWGSQDRGTTQRPGRDWQAGSVNRPATADRAATPQTPQRGWDGNRWNPTQVDRNRDGNRDRSWNGNRDENRGDNRDRNWSENRDQRGTWNGRNSTYTDRNRHDNNWRNDNNWRNDRRDGDRWRGNDRDDHRRWNNDWRRDNRYNWSNYRSSNRNHYRMPRYYAPYRGYNYNRLSIGFFLSSGFYGSNYWINDPWSYRLPPAYSGYRWVRYYDDVLLVDTYTGEVADVIYNFFW, encoded by the coding sequence ATGTCCGGCAAATCGATTTTCAGCTCCAGCGCGCTTACAGCGCTTGCCGTTGCCCTTATTGCAACGGCCATCCCGGGCACCGCCTTTGCAGAACCGCAGCGCCGTGAAGAGCGTGGCGGACGCGCTTGGGGTGGTGGCAATGATGGCCAGCGTGGTGGCGGTGATTACCGCGCCCGCGCTACTGGCCAAGGCCAGGTTCAGGCGCAGCCACAGGTGCGTCCGCAACAACGGCAAGAACAGCGCGCTGCCCCAGTCGCTCAGGGCAATGCAGGCTGGCAGGGGCGCGGCAATGCGGAGGGTGCACAGCGTTGGGGCTCGCAGGATCGCGGCACGACGCAGCGTCCGGGGCGTGACTGGCAGGCAGGATCGGTAAACCGTCCCGCCACGGCCGATCGCGCAGCAACGCCGCAAACGCCGCAGCGCGGATGGGACGGCAATCGCTGGAACCCCACGCAAGTCGATCGCAACCGCGACGGCAACAGGGATCGTAGCTGGAACGGGAATCGCGATGAAAATCGCGGTGATAACCGTGATCGCAACTGGAGTGAAAACCGGGACCAGCGCGGGACGTGGAATGGTCGCAACTCGACTTACACCGACCGCAATCGACACGACAACAACTGGCGCAACGACAACAACTGGCGCAACGACCGCCGCGACGGCGACCGGTGGCGCGGCAACGACCGCGACGATCACCGCCGCTGGAACAACGACTGGCGCCGCGACAATCGCTACAACTGGAGCAATTATCGCAGCTCCAACCGCAATCACTACCGGATGCCGCGCTATTACGCGCCCTATCGCGGCTACAACTACAATCGCCTGTCTATCGGGTTTTTCCTGAGCTCAGGCTTCTACGGCAGCAACTACTGGATCAACGATCCCTGGTCCTATCGCTTGCCGCCCGCCTACAGCGGCTATCGCTGGGTGCGGTACTACGATGACGTCCTGCTTGTGGACACATATACAGGCGAAGTTGCCGACGTGATCTACAACTTCTTCTGGTGA
- a CDS encoding DUF6265 family protein codes for MIKGIIFAVAALMSSPALAASPPARLADLSWLTGSWQGEGIEGAPALEAYAPAAGGQMVGHFRQLNKDGSVMFYELITIVEEGGSLAYRLKHFNADLTGWEEKDKVVAFPLTAATNGRWDFSGLVYERTGPDAMTATVVVHGDNGKEETLVFRFRSTGQ; via the coding sequence ATGATCAAGGGAATCATATTCGCAGTGGCTGCGCTGATGTCTTCGCCTGCATTGGCCGCATCGCCGCCCGCACGTCTGGCCGATCTGTCATGGCTCACTGGGTCGTGGCAAGGCGAAGGGATAGAAGGTGCACCTGCACTTGAAGCCTATGCCCCTGCTGCAGGCGGGCAGATGGTCGGCCATTTCCGGCAGTTGAACAAGGACGGCTCGGTGATGTTCTACGAACTCATCACCATCGTCGAGGAAGGCGGGTCGCTGGCTTACCGGCTCAAGCATTTCAACGCCGACCTGACCGGCTGGGAGGAGAAGGACAAGGTCGTTGCCTTCCCGCTCACCGCCGCAACCAATGGGCGTTGGGACTTTTCAGGGCTGGTCTATGAGCGCACAGGACCAGACGCCATGACTGCCACGGTCGTGGTCCATGGCGACAACGGCAAGGAAGAAACGCTGGTGTTCCGCTTCCGCAGCACAGGGCAGTAG
- the ettA gene encoding energy-dependent translational throttle protein EttA, with product MAAQYAYVMKSMTKTFPGAQKPVLSDISLQFYQGAKIGIVGPNGAGKSTLIKIMAGIDKDYTGEAWPGENITVGYLEQEPQLDESKTVLENVKDGARAIADMVDRFNQIGMEMGEEDADFDALGAEMSELQDKIDAVDGWTLDNQLEIAMEALRCPPGDWSVSSLSGGEKRRIALTRLLIQKPSILLLDEPTNHLDAESVEWLENHLKEYAGAVLMITHDRYFLDNVVGWILELDRGKYFPYEGNYSTYLEKKAKRLEQEDREESGKKKALTRELEWIRQTPAARQTKSKARIRKFEELQNAQDNRPIGKAQIVIQVPERLGGKVIDVKNISKAYGDKLLFEDLSFMLPPGGIVGIIGPNGAGKSTLFKILTGKEQPDSGTVEIGSTVHLGYVDQSRDDLNPKNNVWQEISDGLDYMTVNKQEMSTRAYVGAFNFKGADQQKNVGKLSGGERNRVHMAKMLKLGGNVLLLDEPTNDLDVETLSALEDAIENFAGCAVVISHDRFFLDRLATHILAFEGNSHVEWFEGNFAAYEEDKRRRLGDAADRPTALAYKKLTR from the coding sequence ATGGCTGCCCAATACGCCTACGTCATGAAGAGCATGACGAAGACCTTCCCCGGCGCTCAAAAGCCGGTGCTGAGCGACATCAGCCTGCAGTTCTACCAGGGTGCCAAGATCGGTATCGTCGGACCCAACGGTGCCGGTAAATCGACGCTGATCAAGATCATGGCGGGGATCGACAAGGACTACACCGGCGAAGCGTGGCCGGGCGAAAACATCACGGTCGGCTATCTCGAGCAGGAGCCGCAGCTCGACGAGAGCAAGACCGTGCTGGAGAATGTCAAGGACGGCGCGCGCGCGATTGCCGACATGGTCGACCGGTTCAACCAGATCGGCATGGAAATGGGTGAGGAGGACGCCGATTTCGACGCGCTGGGCGCCGAAATGAGCGAGCTTCAGGACAAGATCGACGCGGTTGACGGCTGGACGCTCGACAACCAGCTCGAAATCGCGATGGAAGCGCTGCGCTGCCCTCCCGGTGATTGGTCGGTATCCAGCCTTTCGGGCGGTGAAAAGCGCCGCATCGCGCTGACCCGCCTGCTGATCCAGAAGCCGTCGATCCTGCTGCTCGACGAACCGACCAACCACCTTGACGCTGAATCCGTCGAATGGCTGGAAAACCATCTGAAGGAATATGCCGGCGCGGTGCTGATGATCACCCACGACCGCTACTTCCTCGACAACGTGGTTGGTTGGATCCTCGAACTCGATCGCGGGAAGTACTTCCCCTACGAGGGCAACTACTCGACTTATCTGGAAAAGAAGGCCAAGCGCCTCGAGCAGGAAGACCGCGAGGAAAGCGGCAAGAAGAAAGCGCTTACCCGCGAACTCGAATGGATCAGGCAGACGCCAGCCGCGCGCCAGACCAAGAGCAAGGCGCGTATCCGCAAGTTCGAGGAACTGCAGAACGCACAGGACAACCGTCCCATCGGCAAGGCGCAGATCGTCATTCAGGTGCCAGAGCGACTTGGCGGCAAGGTCATCGATGTGAAGAACATCTCGAAGGCCTATGGCGACAAGCTGCTGTTCGAGGATCTGTCGTTCATGCTGCCACCGGGCGGCATCGTGGGCATCATCGGGCCGAACGGTGCGGGTAAATCGACGCTGTTCAAGATCCTCACCGGCAAGGAACAGCCCGACAGCGGCACGGTGGAAATCGGCAGCACTGTCCACCTCGGCTATGTCGACCAGAGCCGCGACGACCTGAACCCCAAGAACAACGTCTGGCAGGAAATCTCCGACGGTCTGGACTACATGACCGTCAACAAGCAGGAGATGAGCACGCGGGCCTATGTCGGCGCATTCAACTTCAAGGGCGCCGACCAGCAGAAGAACGTCGGCAAACTATCAGGCGGTGAACGCAACCGCGTCCACATGGCCAAGATGCTGAAGCTGGGCGGCAACGTCCTCCTGCTGGACGAACCGACCAACGACCTCGACGTGGAAACGCTGAGCGCGCTGGAAGACGCCATCGAGAACTTCGCCGGTTGCGCCGTGGTAATCAGCCATGACCGCTTCTTCCTTGACCGTCTGGCCACGCACATCCTCGCGTTCGAAGGCAACAGCCACGTCGAATGGTTCGAAGGCAACTTCGCTGCCTATGAAGAAGACAAGCGCCGCCGCCTTGGTGATGCAGCGGATCGTCCGACTGCGCTCGCCTACAAGAAGCTGACGCGCTGA